One window from the genome of Bacteroidia bacterium encodes:
- a CDS encoding metallophosphoesterase gives MEKINFLHFSDLHIGDNNQKGLISQTKSILFEDIEFILKKLDSLDIVFFSGDLVQKGHKNEFKLLEAFLQELWALFSKHSLNPYLICVPGNHDLERIIDPNHATNKVLINWINDDIKNEYFWKAPNDYHNFIIERFANYTDWHENTLIKKPENICMGFLPGDFYTTIIKNNSKLGVVGLNTSFLQLYGGDAKGKLGVYNKQIYFLFKDKYFEWLKSNDLSILLTHHHSAWFEPNSKEEFHNEIYCKDSYLDHLCGHMHEPACTHRSLNGYSTNRISIAPSLFGLEYYNDKSSLIRIHGYNAGYYNIDAGKISKTIWPRISHRTQSNVLKIIQNDEFNLDKTTLSYFEVLKESFNELEIKTKDHDDATFKSIEKKGGNLFDKKNITDKGLVRSIYKTIPSHLSIRLHERMLAIDKFNSQKYCWLVTKFGLGEDEFIGSILSDSNINHGNCFSLNCEEANTLDDLINTFKNTFSQNITEFLDIINTLDRPLIVFNKLNDALINESVKLKEFIKTIFDFSSNLKIVIISSFKPDDKFFNSIDLFPLDVPAVKQFVENSQELHSTFTSLDFEKIHRLSSGIPLYVDKVIEQLKFRPLSDLGDMELETSSANEVNNILAKAIKNEIRFLQTNDNKQSNRKFFLLSILSLLHNGETFDRIKRFDSTKPFHQEDISYLLKNKLIETLQVNSIFDNQQNDSEIIKIIKVPRIIRDYVSSLIDEEEKLDIYKLACDLYLGNNWRNNIKLIQPKDAELDLMVYQNLQIAIRFILSHGIENKKETEIKRMTRISISLIEHFSVNGAYKDAISLIEETLLLIKDVIIDDFEDTRTFLTKKLGQNLRMTSFYDKSITILKSICDDENNSLSKSDRNDIRLSIAFAYDSSDKKDEAIDYANQIKTNEKNKNSSVYLSAEYVIAKFIEDETEKIRKLNSMKNKAEKLGFNTLKANIILEICRMNNDESNIKLLDKIIVESKNDIYTKVRAWAAKAEIVLGSKNINEITYSDLLGLNVSYTYSFYQRLQNLLNKCHFLAWEYWSKQKRYDQLLNLFRYSSFVWRLCGAQNQEKLYIDELHLDENFIEWFQRNKNGINSTYYEQRIFDLYRDDNDKKILEMKQ, from the coding sequence ATGGAAAAAATAAACTTCCTTCATTTTTCTGATTTACATATCGGCGACAATAATCAAAAAGGATTAATTTCTCAAACAAAAAGCATTTTATTCGAAGATATTGAATTTATTCTAAAAAAACTGGATTCACTTGACATTGTATTTTTTTCGGGGGATTTAGTTCAAAAAGGACACAAAAATGAGTTCAAACTGCTTGAAGCTTTTCTCCAAGAACTTTGGGCATTATTTTCCAAACACAGCCTCAATCCATATTTGATATGTGTACCAGGAAATCATGATTTAGAAAGAATAATTGATCCTAACCATGCCACAAATAAAGTACTTATTAATTGGATAAATGATGATATTAAAAATGAATATTTTTGGAAAGCGCCAAATGATTATCATAATTTTATTATAGAAAGATTTGCCAATTATACTGATTGGCATGAAAACACTTTGATAAAGAAGCCAGAAAATATTTGTATGGGATTTTTACCTGGCGATTTTTATACTACAATAATTAAAAATAATTCAAAATTAGGAGTTGTTGGATTGAACACATCTTTTTTACAGCTTTATGGTGGAGACGCTAAAGGAAAACTTGGTGTTTATAACAAGCAAATCTATTTTCTATTTAAGGATAAATATTTTGAATGGTTAAAATCAAATGATTTATCAATTTTGCTAACACATCATCATTCTGCATGGTTTGAACCTAACTCGAAAGAAGAATTCCATAATGAAATTTACTGTAAGGATAGTTACTTAGACCATTTATGTGGTCACATGCATGAACCTGCATGTACACACAGGTCTTTAAATGGTTATTCTACAAATAGGATATCCATTGCTCCTTCATTATTTGGTCTGGAGTATTATAATGATAAGTCGAGCCTTATTAGAATTCATGGTTATAATGCAGGTTATTATAACATTGACGCTGGAAAGATTTCTAAAACAATTTGGCCAAGAATATCTCATAGAACGCAATCGAATGTTCTTAAAATCATTCAAAATGATGAATTCAATCTAGATAAAACTACACTTTCATATTTTGAGGTTCTAAAAGAATCATTTAATGAACTTGAAATTAAAACTAAAGATCATGACGATGCAACATTTAAAAGCATTGAAAAAAAAGGGGGGAATCTTTTTGACAAGAAAAATATAACTGATAAAGGTTTAGTTCGTAGTATATACAAAACTATCCCATCACATTTGAGTATACGATTGCATGAAAGAATGTTAGCTATAGATAAATTTAATTCTCAAAAGTATTGTTGGCTAGTAACTAAATTTGGACTTGGTGAAGATGAATTTATTGGTTCAATTTTAAGTGATTCAAATATAAATCATGGCAATTGTTTTAGTTTAAATTGTGAAGAAGCAAACACGCTTGATGATTTAATTAACACATTTAAAAACACTTTTTCTCAAAACATTACAGAATTTTTAGATATAATAAATACACTTGATAGACCATTAATAGTTTTCAATAAACTAAATGATGCCTTAATAAATGAATCTGTTAAGTTAAAAGAGTTCATTAAGACAATATTTGATTTTAGTTCAAACTTGAAAATCGTAATAATTTCTTCATTTAAACCTGATGATAAGTTTTTCAACAGTATTGACCTATTTCCATTAGACGTTCCTGCTGTTAAGCAATTTGTTGAGAACTCACAAGAATTACATAGTACTTTTACTTCTTTAGATTTTGAAAAAATCCATAGATTGTCAAGTGGTATTCCGCTATATGTTGATAAAGTTATTGAGCAATTGAAATTCCGTCCATTATCAGATTTAGGTGATATGGAATTAGAAACTTCTTCGGCTAATGAAGTTAATAACATTTTGGCAAAAGCTATAAAAAACGAAATCAGATTTTTACAAACAAATGATAACAAACAGAGTAATCGTAAATTCTTTCTACTATCAATATTATCACTATTACATAACGGAGAAACATTTGATCGTATTAAAAGATTTGATTCAACAAAACCATTCCATCAAGAGGATATTTCATACTTATTAAAAAACAAATTAATTGAAACTTTACAAGTAAATTCAATTTTTGACAACCAACAAAATGATAGTGAAATAATTAAAATTATTAAAGTACCAAGAATAATTAGAGATTATGTCAGTTCTTTAATTGATGAAGAAGAAAAATTGGATATATATAAATTAGCTTGTGATTTATATTTAGGCAACAATTGGAGAAATAATATAAAATTGATTCAACCAAAAGATGCTGAATTGGATTTAATGGTCTATCAGAATCTTCAAATTGCAATTAGATTTATTCTATCTCATGGCATAGAAAACAAAAAAGAAACTGAGATAAAACGAATGACACGTATTTCTATTTCTCTAATTGAACATTTTTCTGTAAATGGAGCATATAAAGATGCTATTTCACTAATTGAAGAAACTTTATTACTTATAAAAGATGTTATAATTGATGATTTTGAGGATACTAGAACTTTTTTAACAAAAAAGTTAGGACAAAATCTTCGTATGACTTCCTTTTACGATAAGTCTATAACAATCTTAAAATCAATATGTGATGACGAAAATAATTCTTTAAGCAAAAGTGATAGAAATGACATAAGATTAAGTATTGCATTTGCTTATGATTCTTCAGATAAAAAGGATGAAGCTATAGATTATGCCAACCAAATTAAAACGAATGAGAAAAATAAAAATAGTTCAGTATATCTCTCAGCAGAATATGTTATAGCAAAATTTATTGAAGATGAAACTGAAAAAATTCGAAAATTAAATTCAATGAAAAATAAGGCTGAAAAATTAGGATTTAATACTCTTAAAGCTAATATAATATTGGAAATTTGCAGAATGAACAATGATGAAAGTAATATTAAGCTTCTTGATAAAATTATTGTTGAATCAAAAAATGACATTTACACAAAAGTAAGAGCTTGGGCTGCAAAAGCTGAAATTGTTTTAGGCTCAAAAAATATTAATGAGATTACATATTCTGATTTATTAGGACTAAATGTTTCATATACCTATTCATTCTACCAGCGACTTCAAAACCTATTAAACAAGTGTCATTTTTTAGCATGGGAGTACTGGTCAAAACAAAAAAGGTACGATCAACTTTTGAATTTGTTTAGATATTCTTCTTTTGTTTGGAGATTATGTGGTGCTCAAAATCAAGAAAAACTATATATTGATGAATTACATTTAGATGAAAACTTTATAGAATGGTTTCAAAGAAATAAAAATGGAATTAATAGTACATATTATGAACAAAGAATTTTCGACTTATATCGTGATGATAATGACAAAAAAATATTAGAAATGAAACAATAA
- a CDS encoding UvrD-helicase domain-containing protein, which translates to MNLKIYKASAGSGKTFMLAREYLRLVISNPLIYRNILAVTFTNKATDEMKERILEELYLLSSDKKSDHLCFLISECKLTEENVRKNAKRAFNLILHDYSNFSVSTIDSFFQKIFRAFLYELDIKFNFDLLLNDNEVLDEAVKQMVESLEPNQPVTDWLMQLIDNKIEDGKSYRIESDLAKSGKEIFRERFSEYQNELFSKITDKTFLNKYRADLKAIKSEYISKIKQIAQKAVSEIEKNGFDVSDFNLGSRGFANYIYKLSKITEDTKFENIQTASAEKYFVIINGDGKWYSGSTKRKDEVESFCETTLKHLLAEVLNYVDNNKQSFNSANLILKNLYNLGLLSEIASEAKSYTTKNGYFLLAEIPKFLSDIIGNDGASFVYEKSGNRFSHYMIDEFQDTSQMQYKNFLPLIENSLAQGYDNLIVGDVKQSIYRWRNSDWQLLSQSLQNDLKQFNPELITLGENYRSKPNIIAFNNSLYSVLPKLAASAIDEENEKLRIENLYTDHLQATPAKDFANDGFVKVSFFEKDIFYDKVYGEWLPQTVFNLWNRGVKDIAVLVRENRSIPEVFSTLFNFKNEVGVHPCSDFRIVSGESLSLTASGVVNFLVSLIRYTVNSNDRINIGLLLNEYNVYLKHNAENPETWFGNGIKEIENLIPELKNPEFVKAVNLSFYEMVEQFISIFNLYSIVEEIPFILNFLDCVRDFSKKPLASIDKFIEWWSENGDKQLVSMSDEKEVVKIVSIHKSKGMQYEAVVIPFPDWAMLPSKHPPVLWCKCSKEPYNGLPVIPVQFNKDMQHSLFAAEYYEEVIRSVIDNANLLYVATTRAKTILEIACPVNKKEGQIDINKLILDSLNSDTDCNIKGKANKFNSFLNKETQIFEIGNLDDIKPVAAEAAKKQAIATSGNYSVFNTEILVADNSFGTMNAEVDEKIKYGILLHEILAQIKYKDEALKVLSRFCTKEKITKQEQKQLGIMLTELFKIPEAGEWFDEKNEVMTEIGIVVKGKGIQRPDRVVQRDNKIIVIDYKTGKEDTQKHKSQVNRYVNLIKEMNYTNVEGWLLYTDLIKVEKV; encoded by the coding sequence ATGAATCTAAAAATATATAAAGCATCAGCAGGGTCGGGGAAAACATTTATGTTAGCCAGAGAATATCTGCGCCTTGTTATTTCAAATCCTTTGATTTATCGAAATATCCTTGCAGTTACCTTTACCAACAAGGCAACCGACGAGATGAAGGAAAGAATACTAGAAGAACTTTACCTGCTTTCTTCCGATAAAAAATCAGATCATTTATGCTTTCTTATTTCTGAATGCAAGCTCACTGAAGAAAACGTAAGGAAAAATGCAAAACGAGCATTCAATCTAATACTTCACGATTATTCTAATTTCTCTGTTTCTACTATCGATAGTTTTTTTCAGAAAATATTCCGTGCATTTTTATACGAGCTTGATATTAAATTTAATTTTGATTTGTTATTAAACGATAACGAGGTTCTTGACGAGGCAGTAAAGCAAATGGTGGAGAGCCTTGAGCCAAACCAACCTGTTACCGATTGGCTGATGCAGCTTATTGATAATAAAATTGAAGATGGTAAAAGCTACAGGATAGAAAGCGATCTTGCAAAAAGCGGAAAAGAAATTTTTCGCGAAAGATTCTCGGAATATCAGAATGAACTCTTTAGCAAGATAACCGATAAAACCTTTTTAAATAAGTACAGAGCCGATTTAAAAGCAATAAAATCGGAATACATAAGCAAAATAAAACAAATTGCACAAAAAGCTGTAAGCGAGATAGAGAAAAACGGTTTTGATGTTTCCGATTTTAACCTTGGCAGCCGTGGCTTTGCAAACTACATTTATAAATTATCAAAGATTACCGAAGATACTAAATTTGAAAATATACAGACAGCTTCTGCCGAAAAATATTTTGTCATTATAAATGGTGATGGTAAATGGTATTCCGGTTCAACAAAGAGAAAGGATGAGGTTGAAAGTTTTTGCGAAACTACATTAAAACATTTATTAGCTGAGGTTTTAAATTATGTTGATAACAATAAACAGAGTTTTAATTCTGCAAACCTGATTTTAAAAAATCTTTATAATCTTGGACTTTTATCTGAGATTGCCAGCGAAGCAAAGTCATATACAACAAAGAACGGATATTTTTTACTTGCAGAAATTCCAAAATTTCTTTCGGATATTATTGGTAACGATGGTGCTTCTTTTGTTTATGAGAAATCAGGTAACCGATTCAGTCATTATATGATTGACGAGTTTCAGGATACTTCGCAGATGCAGTACAAAAACTTTTTACCTCTTATTGAAAACAGTCTGGCGCAGGGTTATGATAATTTAATTGTGGGCGATGTTAAGCAATCTATTTATCGCTGGCGCAACAGCGACTGGCAGCTGCTTTCGCAATCATTACAGAATGATCTGAAACAATTTAATCCCGAACTCATAACATTAGGCGAAAATTACCGGAGCAAACCAAATATTATTGCTTTTAATAATTCATTGTATTCTGTGTTACCAAAGCTGGCAGCTTCTGCCATTGATGAAGAAAACGAAAAACTAAGAATTGAAAATTTATATACTGACCATTTACAGGCTACTCCTGCAAAGGATTTTGCAAATGATGGTTTTGTGAAAGTGAGTTTTTTTGAAAAAGATATTTTTTACGATAAGGTTTATGGCGAATGGCTTCCACAAACTGTTTTTAATTTGTGGAACAGGGGAGTAAAGGATATTGCAGTTTTGGTGCGCGAAAACAGATCTATCCCCGAGGTGTTCTCAACATTATTTAATTTTAAGAATGAAGTAGGTGTACACCCGTGCAGCGATTTCAGGATAGTATCAGGTGAGTCGCTTTCGCTTACTGCTTCGGGTGTTGTTAATTTTCTGGTTTCGTTAATAAGATATACTGTAAATTCTAACGACAGAATTAATATAGGTTTGCTTTTAAATGAATATAATGTTTATTTAAAACATAATGCAGAAAATCCCGAAACATGGTTTGGTAACGGCATTAAAGAAATTGAAAATTTAATTCCCGAATTAAAAAATCCCGAATTTGTAAAGGCTGTAAACCTTTCGTTTTACGAGATGGTGGAGCAGTTTATAAGCATTTTTAATTTGTATTCTATAGTTGAAGAAATTCCTTTTATTTTAAACTTTCTGGATTGTGTGCGCGATTTCTCTAAAAAGCCATTAGCAAGTATTGATAAATTTATTGAGTGGTGGAGTGAAAACGGCGACAAACAACTGGTTTCAATGTCGGATGAAAAGGAGGTTGTTAAAATTGTTTCTATACACAAATCTAAGGGTATGCAGTATGAAGCTGTTGTTATTCCTTTCCCCGACTGGGCAATGCTTCCCTCTAAACACCCGCCGGTGCTGTGGTGCAAGTGTAGTAAAGAACCTTACAATGGCTTGCCTGTAATACCTGTGCAGTTTAATAAAGATATGCAACATTCGTTATTTGCTGCAGAATATTATGAGGAGGTAATACGCTCGGTTATTGATAATGCAAATTTACTTTATGTTGCAACAACACGCGCAAAAACTATATTGGAAATTGCATGCCCTGTAAATAAAAAGGAGGGACAGATTGATATTAATAAATTAATACTTGACAGTTTAAACTCCGATACCGATTGCAATATTAAAGGAAAAGCTAATAAATTTAATTCATTTTTAAATAAAGAAACTCAGATATTTGAAATTGGAAATTTAGACGATATAAAACCTGTAGCTGCCGAGGCTGCTAAAAAACAAGCTATTGCAACATCCGGTAATTACTCTGTATTTAATACAGAAATATTAGTTGCCGATAATAGTTTTGGCACTATGAATGCCGAAGTTGATGAGAAAATTAAATACGGAATTTTACTGCACGAAATTCTTGCACAAATAAAATATAAAGATGAAGCATTAAAAGTATTAAGCCGTTTTTGCACCAAAGAAAAAATTACAAAGCAAGAGCAGAAGCAACTTGGCATAATGTTAACCGAGTTATTTAAAATACCCGAGGCAGGTGAGTGGTTTGATGAAAAAAACGAGGTAATGACCGAAATTGGGATTGTTGTTAAAGGCAAAGGCATACAACGCCCCGACAGAGTTGTGCAGCGCGATAACAAAATAATTGTTATTGATTATAAAACCGGAAAAGAAGATACACAAAAACACAAAAGCCAGGTAAACCGCTATGTAAATCTTATTAAAGAAATGAATTACACCAATGTAGAAGGCTGGCTTTTATATACAGATTTGATTAAGGTGGAGAAGGTGTAA
- a CDS encoding zinc-dependent peptidase, with protein MMRYINTDNFILIIIVIGLVYYFFNLIYLKPRARKKYESEIESFLNGYDYYLRLNTDQKTLFINIIKRFNSNLKYYGKDGLNITPEMKIIIGAGFAKLSMGRDFIRLYTFHTIVIFPHSYKAIEQRVKYLGKTSLQGYISLSWEDILKGNANLHDGVNLVIHELAHALVIEMMQSQPEFVFEYSIVKHIFYCGKKEIEAVKNGKEPVFRKYAYSSPHEFFSIAVEVFFELPEKLIEHYWGTYRDLCVLFKQNPLKNEIGNISWDSILKYPHEPETFNDYTPTDNYIPFCLDYNKL; from the coding sequence ATGATGAGATATATTAATACAGATAATTTTATATTAATAATTATTGTTATTGGTCTTGTTTACTATTTCTTCAATTTAATATATTTAAAACCAAGAGCCAGAAAAAAATACGAATCTGAGATCGAGTCATTTTTAAATGGTTATGATTATTACTTAAGGCTAAATACTGATCAAAAAACACTATTCATAAACATAATCAAAAGATTTAACAGTAACCTTAAATATTATGGGAAAGACGGTCTGAATATCACACCCGAGATGAAAATAATTATAGGTGCGGGTTTTGCAAAATTAAGTATGGGAAGAGACTTTATAAGACTATATACTTTTCATACTATAGTTATTTTTCCACATTCATACAAAGCTATAGAACAAAGAGTAAAATATTTAGGGAAAACATCATTACAAGGGTACATTTCACTTTCGTGGGAGGACATTTTAAAAGGCAATGCTAATTTGCATGATGGAGTAAATTTAGTAATTCATGAACTGGCACATGCCTTAGTAATTGAAATGATGCAGTCTCAGCCTGAATTTGTTTTTGAATACAGCATAGTAAAACATATTTTTTATTGCGGTAAAAAGGAAATTGAAGCTGTTAAAAATGGAAAAGAGCCAGTTTTCAGAAAATATGCATACAGTTCTCCACATGAGTTTTTTTCAATAGCCGTAGAAGTTTTCTTTGAGTTACCAGAAAAGCTAATTGAGCATTATTGGGGAACTTATCGGGATCTATGTGTTTTGTTTAAACAGAATCCTTTAAAAAATGAAATAGGGAATATTTCCTGGGATAGTATTTTAAAGTATCCTCATGAACCTGAAACTTTCAATGATTATACTCCAACTGATAATTACATTCCATTTTGTTTAGATTATAACAAATTATAA
- a CDS encoding DUF819 family protein: MGTTFISADNTLALWTIITAIAATSIILEQKYKWASKITGCVLAMVIAALFSNFKIIPTEAKVYDDVWTFLVPMAIPLLLFKADIKKIWKESGRLVILFLFSSLGTLVGTIVGFFVLKSLIPSLYKVAAMMAGSYVGGSVNFIAMAQSFKASGELASAAVVSDNLVMALYFLLLIALPSISFIIKFLSHKNDKNKVAENSNNKSNLSADFWKAKEISLKDIALCIALSLSIVWVSEVISSYFSSVIPASDISLSFIRELLGNKYLILTTLTMLLASFFSRFFGNLGGSQEIGAFIIQVFFVVIGIPASVSLIIEKSPWLLVFCAIIVIINLIFTLLFGRLFRFKIEEVVMASNANIGGPTTAAAMAIAKGWNHMIVPAMLVGSLGYILGNYFGIFIGNLLMPF; this comes from the coding sequence ATGGGAACAACTTTTATAAGTGCCGACAACACCTTAGCATTATGGACTATCATTACTGCCATTGCTGCCACTAGTATAATATTAGAACAAAAATATAAATGGGCATCAAAAATTACCGGTTGTGTTTTAGCAATGGTTATTGCTGCACTTTTCTCGAACTTTAAAATAATACCAACTGAAGCAAAGGTTTACGATGACGTTTGGACATTTTTAGTTCCAATGGCTATCCCATTATTACTGTTTAAAGCCGATATTAAAAAAATATGGAAAGAAAGCGGAAGGCTGGTTATACTTTTTTTATTTAGCTCGCTGGGAACTCTTGTAGGAACCATAGTTGGTTTTTTTGTTTTAAAAAGTTTGATCCCATCACTATACAAAGTAGCAGCAATGATGGCAGGCTCATATGTTGGTGGTAGTGTAAATTTTATTGCAATGGCACAATCGTTCAAAGCCTCAGGTGAACTTGCATCTGCTGCAGTTGTCTCAGACAATCTTGTAATGGCTTTATATTTTTTATTATTGATTGCATTACCATCAATTTCGTTTATTATAAAATTTCTTAGTCATAAGAATGATAAAAATAAGGTTGCCGAAAATTCAAATAATAAAAGTAATTTATCAGCCGATTTCTGGAAAGCAAAAGAGATTTCGTTAAAGGACATTGCATTATGTATTGCACTTTCGCTTTCAATAGTATGGGTTTCTGAAGTAATATCTAGTTATTTCAGCTCTGTAATTCCTGCATCAGATATAAGCTTATCATTTATCAGAGAATTACTGGGCAATAAATATTTAATTTTAACAACTCTCACAATGTTACTGGCTTCTTTCTTTTCAAGATTTTTTGGTAATCTTGGTGGATCGCAGGAAATTGGAGCATTTATTATTCAGGTTTTTTTTGTTGTCATAGGAATTCCGGCTTCAGTATCATTAATAATAGAAAAATCACCATGGTTACTGGTATTTTGTGCAATTATTGTAATTATAAACCTAATCTTTACCTTATTATTCGGAAGACTATTCCGTTTCAAAATTGAGGAAGTTGTTATGGCTTCGAATGCAAATATAGGTGGACCAACAACTGCAGCTGCAATGGCAATTGCCAAAGGTTGGAATCATATGATAGTTCCGGCAATGCTTGTTGGGTCGTTAGGTTATATATTAGGTAATTACTTTGGAATATTTATTGGAAATCTTTTAATGCCTTTCTAA
- a CDS encoding DUF4831 family protein: MKKLIYFISLTVLFAACSGIQVVNVKYAKKISKNYMVYALPRNVLAIDVEVTEVRSMRGPYSEYAEKYMGIQNVPQTNKQEYFISNSDITLSAEPDSNNYYFVFPKCSKKIKSLNLTDNGILLSINSTKNEYNIPSLSKNANYNQQYFPSNIFTTLSQKEYVKEIIDTVWKQVKVDTSWVRVPVQKKTIEAPTFEDKAKEAAHHIMRLRKRLFKLLSGAYNKLPEVKSAEIIITELRKEEEEYLSLFIGKTYTRKYNYRFLYYPAIENCGKREVMAFLYPEKGLFAEKSNKALPLIIEVNRNGNLSQLDTAISKHKKASTKQGIVYRIPEMATINLSVGNNALLEKQFPIAQFGILNNLPVNSLKGNCSDIEFNPLSGNITKTGK, from the coding sequence ATGAAGAAACTTATTTATTTTATTTCGCTGACTGTATTATTTGCTGCATGTTCGGGTATTCAGGTTGTTAATGTAAAATACGCTAAAAAGATTTCCAAGAATTATATGGTATATGCCCTTCCTCGTAATGTATTAGCTATTGACGTAGAAGTAACTGAAGTAAGATCAATGAGAGGACCTTATTCTGAGTATGCCGAAAAATATATGGGCATTCAGAATGTACCACAAACAAACAAACAGGAATATTTTATTTCAAATTCAGATATAACACTTTCTGCAGAACCAGATTCGAACAACTATTATTTTGTTTTTCCTAAATGCAGTAAAAAAATTAAAAGCTTAAACCTTACAGATAACGGCATATTACTATCTATTAATAGTACAAAAAATGAATATAATATACCTTCATTATCAAAGAACGCTAATTATAACCAACAGTATTTTCCTTCCAATATATTTACCACCCTTTCACAAAAAGAATATGTAAAAGAAATTATTGATACTGTTTGGAAGCAGGTAAAGGTTGATACCAGCTGGGTTCGTGTACCTGTTCAAAAAAAAACAATAGAGGCTCCAACATTTGAAGACAAAGCAAAAGAAGCTGCACATCATATTATGCGTTTAAGGAAACGTCTGTTTAAACTTCTTTCCGGAGCATACAATAAGCTACCCGAAGTTAAATCGGCTGAAATAATAATAACTGAGCTAAGAAAAGAGGAAGAAGAATATCTTTCATTATTTATTGGTAAAACTTATACAAGAAAATATAATTATCGTTTCTTATATTATCCGGCAATTGAGAATTGCGGTAAAAGAGAAGTTATGGCATTTTTATACCCCGAAAAAGGGTTATTTGCCGAAAAGAGTAATAAAGCCTTACCATTAATTATAGAGGTTAACAGAAACGGTAATTTATCACAACTTGATACTGCAATAAGCAAACATAAAAAAGCAAGTACAAAACAGGGCATTGTATATAGAATACCCGAAATGGCAACAATAAACCTTTCAGTTGGAAATAATGCATTATTAGAAAAACAATTTCCGATTGCTCAGTTTGGTATTCTAAACAATCTACCTGTAAATTCTTTAAAGGGTAATTGCAGTGATATTGAATTTAATCCACTTAGCGGAAACATTACTAAAACCGGAAAATAA
- a CDS encoding HU family DNA-binding protein, giving the protein MNKAELIDAVAKESKLTKVDSGKAIDAIVATITKALKKGDRVALVGFGSFSVAKRAARNGRNPQTGKAIKIAAKKVAKFKAGEGLAKAVK; this is encoded by the coding sequence ATGAACAAAGCAGAATTAATTGATGCAGTTGCAAAAGAATCAAAATTAACTAAAGTTGATTCAGGAAAAGCTATTGACGCTATCGTTGCTACTATTACAAAAGCACTTAAAAAAGGTGACAGAGTAGCTCTAGTTGGATTCGGTTCTTTCTCAGTAGCTAAAAGAGCTGCTAGAAACGGTCGCAACCCACAAACTGGAAAAGCTATTAAAATAGCTGCTAAAAAAGTAGCTAAATTTAAAGCTGGCGAAGGCTTAGCAAAAGCTGTAAAGTAA